One Streptomyces umbrinus genomic window, GGAGGGTGTCGAGGGGTCGGCTTTGGGTGGTGCCGTAGTCGTCGGGGAGCCGGGTGAGGTCCGGTTGGTGGGTGCTTTGCAGGAGGATGTGCGGTCCGATCGGGGTGTCGTCGATGCGGAACAGGACGCCGAATCGGGCGCGGGAGTGGGATCCGGCGTCTGCTGGATACAGGGACATCAGGCGGCGGTGTAGGTTCATTGCCACCTCGTGGCCGGCCATGTCGCGGCGGGCGTCCTGGGAGCGGGGGTTGGGGGTGATGTGGGTCAGCCAGACGCTCAACGAAGGCTCCCTTCGAGCTGGTTGCGGTGGGTGTGTTGACCCTCAGTCCTACTTCGGAGATCCGGATCGTCTGGCCGCCAAAGCGGCAAGACCACCCCGGTGCGACTTCGTCGCCAGCGTCGGTGAGGGGCTGCATTCGCAGCAGCACCAGGTCGCCCAGCACTGGATACCTGTCCCAGGCCGCCGGCGCCGGTCGCCCCGCAGTACCACACAGCCAGCGGCCTGGACCGGTGCCACGTGTGCCAGAACCCGCGTTAGCGTGGCGTGAACCAGTTCGTGGTGGCAGCCGGGCAGGGGAAGCGTTCCCAATCTCGTGGAGGGCGAGGGTCGACTGCTCGTACTTGCACGGTGTCCGTCCGCTGTCGGCGCTCAGCCTGGGGGGCAGCAGGCACTCGGTGACTCTTGCTTCCCGGCGGCTGAACTCGTAAAGGGTCATCCGACTACTGCCCGGATACCCCACCTCATCGAGCAGGAGGGCCAGTGCCCAGAGCGGGGCCATCTCATGGGGAAACTGACGCTCCCGCTCCGCACCGAGCGCAAACATATGGGCCGGCTCGCTCCGCGCCGCCGCGAACGCTCGCGAAACCTGGGCTTGGAACGGAGGGGTGGTCTTCCTCAGGCCCTGAAGCCCTGCCCAAAACGCCAGGAGTTGCCGGGCCTCGCCTGCAGTCAGTCCCGGTGTCCGTGTGAGCCTCTCAAGCACCTGACCACTCAGCAGCGCATCCCGTTTGGCGCGGAACCCCTCGACGCCCAACAGTTGGCAGATTGCCGGGTATGGATGTGGAAGTCCATGCTCCTGGCCCCATAGCCGGACTTCGATCAGGGAAAGACCGGACGGGACAGGCTCACGCTTCCTCACGACGGCAACGGATCGCTGAACCCGCTGACACTGCACCCCCAGCTGCGCGAACATCAGATCGCACTCAGCACGAGCCCGTGAACTTCGCCCCGCGGAGACCCAGTTGATGCAGTAACTCAACCATCGAGGGTGAGCAACGCTGCATTCCGTACGGTACTTGCAACGTCATTGAAGATCCCCAGGTCAGCGAGCGTCCTCTCGGTGTGAGTGGATGGCTCCCGGCTTTGCCGAAAGGCTTGTAACAGCGCCGATCGGCCGACAGCAGCAGTTCCTGGTTGTGCCGCCACACGCCGCGCACAGTGTCCAGACGGGCCGGCCCAGGCTTCGTACGTCTGGCCATCGAAGCCAGCTCCCGTAATTCCTTGACCTGCTGCATTGCCTCTATGGTGCTCAGCTCTGTTGAAGAGCTGTCGAGGCGAGTGACCGGCAGCCGCGGCGCGCACAGTATATTCAACGACACCTCCGCGATCCCTACCCACTTCCAACGCCCCATCGGCTTCATGTAGAGCTCCCTAAGAGGTGTACCTGCCGCTCGTTGCCACCTCCGTCGACTGCTCCGCAGAAGCACCAGTGTCCTGCTCGACCGGTTCAGCCTTGTTACGTCCCTCGAAGTGCCTTCCGACGATCGCCGCGAGAACGATCAGCGCACCACCGATGCCTTGAATGAGTCCGATGCCCTCTCCTGCCGCGAGAACAGCGAAAACCGCCGCGAATAGAGGCTCAGTTGCAAGGATCAATCCCACGCGTGTGGAGCTGGACAAGCGTGCTGCGCGCAGCTGAACGAAGAAGGCGTACGACGTGCCGAGTACGCCCAGGTAGGCGATGAGTAGCCAGTTCTGTCCACTGACAGCACCCGAGGCTTCCCACACCGGTGTGGATGTGAAGGCAGAGGTGATGCTCGCGAGCAGGCACACGACAAGGAACTCGACGAGCGTCAGGTTGGAGAGCGACTGCTTGCCGGTCACGCCGCTTTGGCGTCCGAACAGAGTGATCTGGGTGGCTCGGACCAGGGCCGCGCCCAGAATGATCAAGTCGCCGGACTGCGGGTGGAGTCCTCCCTCCAGCACAAGTAGACCGCACCCGACGAGGGCGGTCACCGTGGCCGCGTACACCATGGCTGCCTGCCTGCGTCGGCTGATGACGCGTTCGAGTACCGGAATGAGGACTACGGAAACAGTGATTAGGAAGCCCGAGTTGGCGGCGGAGGTGTGCTTTACTCCGACCGTCTCCAGTATGAGGATGCCGTACAGCAGGGAACCGAAGAACGCTCCCGACACCACCTCTGACCTGCTGATATGAGGAAGGGTGCGCGCTGCGATCAGCACAATGACTGGTAGCGCAGTCATGAAGCGCAGCGCGAGGAAGCTCGCGGCGGAGACGGACTCTCCCACGTCTTGCATGACGACGTAACTGGAACCCCAGATCACTGCCACGAGTAGTACGGACAGGTCCAGCGGCACCGTCGCGCGCCGGTCCTCACGGGGTGAATCAGGTAACGCCATGCGGGCCCTCTCCGGTGGCGGATAGGCGAGTTCACCCCCACATCATTCAGCAAACCGACAGCGGTGTCGATTATACTGAACGATGTGGGCAGCGATGGCTCCTTTCGGAATCAGTCGTTCGTAGGGGTGCTAGCCGGCAGGCGCGACGATCGACTCAAGCCGCGGCGACGTGATCGCCGCGTAGTCCTTGATCCTCAACGCCATCGAACGGTCGAGCCTCGCGGCATTGAAGAAGATCTCCTCCTTCTCCAGCAGCGCCGGATCGACGATGAGCTCCAGGTCGGGGTGGAAGGAGAACGGCAGGATGGTTCCCGCCACACTGCCCGCCAGGCGCTCCGCGGCCTCGGTGCTGGCGAACGATACATAAGTGCCGCCCAGCAGCTGCTTGATGCCGTTGAGGTTGACGCGTGCGTCACCAGGCACGACGGCCAAAATGTACTTGGTGACCTTCTTGCCCAACTTGACCATGACCACGATGCATTTGGCGGCATCGGCCACATCGTTTCCCCGCATGGGACTGACGATCTCCGTCCGCCCCTCGGGTTCGTGGTCGATCAGCCGGTACTGGGCACCGTGCTGATCAAGTAGGTCGATCAACTTCTCGTACATGTTCTCCGCGGTTTCCAATGAATACCTCTCAACCGCCCATGCGGTGCGGGGGATGCAGTGACGAAGGGCTCTGTGGTAAGTGCGCCCTGCCTGAGGTCTTACGCTGCAGGATCGCCGCGCCGGACCGCGCACCGAGCCGACAAGCCGCAGGCGCGCTTACAGTACCGGCGCAACGCGGTCACGCAACAGCGTCGGCACGTGGCCCAAAGACGCACCCTGCCATGCTTGAC contains:
- a CDS encoding DMT family transporter, producing MALPDSPREDRRATVPLDLSVLLVAVIWGSSYVVMQDVGESVSAASFLALRFMTALPVIVLIAARTLPHISRSEVVSGAFFGSLLYGILILETVGVKHTSAANSGFLITVSVVLIPVLERVISRRRQAAMVYAATVTALVGCGLLVLEGGLHPQSGDLIILGAALVRATQITLFGRQSGVTGKQSLSNLTLVEFLVVCLLASITSAFTSTPVWEASGAVSGQNWLLIAYLGVLGTSYAFFVQLRAARLSSSTRVGLILATEPLFAAVFAVLAAGEGIGLIQGIGGALIVLAAIVGRHFEGRNKAEPVEQDTGASAEQSTEVATSGRYTS
- a CDS encoding YbaK/EbsC family protein — protein: MYEKLIDLLDQHGAQYRLIDHEPEGRTEIVSPMRGNDVADAAKCIVVMVKLGKKVTKYILAVVPGDARVNLNGIKQLLGGTYVSFASTEAAERLAGSVAGTILPFSFHPDLELIVDPALLEKEEIFFNAARLDRSMALRIKDYAAITSPRLESIVAPAG